From the genome of Miscanthus floridulus cultivar M001 chromosome 10, ASM1932011v1, whole genome shotgun sequence, one region includes:
- the LOC136487623 gene encoding protein LEAD-SENSITIVE 1-like, which yields MDRGVTVASSKIERWQLRRGDHIYARRSSAANVYCHHGIYESDKKVIHFTNPSAQSSTGFSSSSAFSSSSYIFCWECRQAMHGGGVVSCCLDCFLEGDSLRLFAYSVPLWFYTASNVGMIVVNRARLTCHMADEDPPEAVLERANYLLRNGFGTYDALVNNCFDFAFYCKTGGTLVSPARAVMIGLNPEPVQNNPTCMIL from the exons GGGGGGTGACGGTGGCCTCAAGCAAAATAGAACGGTGGCAGCTCAGGCGCGGCGATCATATCTACGCCCGGCGCAGTAGCGCTGCCAATGTTTACTGCCATCATG GAATCTACGAAAGCGACAAGAAGGTGATCCACTTCACCAACCCTTCAGCGCAGTCCTCCACCGGGTTCAGCAGCAGTTCAGCCTTCTCCTCCTCATCTTATATATTCTGCTGGGAGTGCCGTCAAGCTATGCATGGCGGCGGCGTCGTCAGCTGCTGCCTGGACTGCTTCCTGGAAGGGGATAGTCTTCGCCTCTTCGCCTACTCAGTGCCTTTATGGTTCTATACCGCGAGCAATGTTGGGATGATTGTTGTCAACAGGGCTCGACTCACCTGCCACATGGCAGATGAAGATCCCCCCGAGGCGGTCTTGGAACGCGCCAACTACCTACTCCGCAACGGCTTCGGCACCTACGACGCTTTGGTCAATAACTGCTTCGACTTTGCCTTTTACTGCAAGACAGGGGGCACTTTAGTTTCCCCAGCAAGAGCGGTCATGATAGGCTTGAATCCGGAGCCCGTGCAAAACAATCCGACCTGCATGATCCTGTAG
- the LOC136487965 gene encoding uncharacterized protein, translated as MICKWAAIRERELYFRREICRLENIKKDRELNAKKFSIPIKKNEIVSKQIDNRIEGESERPTRKPGTWPPEKEEPAYKYIPGQYKHMGSKRREFEKKVQFQNYKSDGAILNLAAHDPIDWSNVISIWKGLIVQKYIQNQHNIGNRVEDMITYLETFLGESVKVLWEQWVEAFPNHYAQLKMAGSNPYNFANIISSIVIGEDPELGFTVLQNERLKEIEKLSLTSWKGIKEFSQHYLYNATTAKQGYNQGIVEKYFNKLPEPLGSMILEEYKKETIGKEYNISQAITFVFKQLRKICTNIQAQRSMKQSDYNFCNKIVQIPLTYGEERSRNKKYSKNYKKGNVKTKRRYFLRRSDNRAPFLHKRNVRRYNPRKNYDSSCRCFICNSPDHLSKTCPNKDKKRYSNKQEEQEKVQIIDSVNENILVCDDDIMDDESIYSIIEIDEIEYDEEKESSDEELDLIDELAGLKIEMMDQINCEHKWDHKKGDPNIKCVFCVYYEDPVERATCRLCLRQACMSCLKQQSDMKKSLEAKIIYEEDKVQEVILEDKRNKYLNNIPQEFLIPRLSFKTEQTLSYFTLDIKDLIWKKYAERHYKTIHDIQKYFMKLYQEVYKEILEMIYSC; from the exons ATGATATGCAAATGGGCTGCTATAAGAGAAAGGGAACTCTACTTTAGAAGAGAAATATGTAGACTTGAGAATATCAAGAAAGATAGAGAATTAAATGCTAAGAAATTCAGCATtccaataaagaaaaatgaaattgtGTCAAAACAAATAGATAACAGG ATAGAAGGAGAAAGTGAGAGACCAACTAGAAAACCAGGAACTTGGCCACCAGAAAAAGAAGAGCCTGCATATAAATATATACCTGGACAATATAAGCATATGGGTTCAAAAAGAAGAGAATTTGAAAAGAAGGTGCAATTTCAGAATTATAAAAGTGATGGTGCTATACTAAATTTAGCAGCACATGATCCTATAGATTGGTCAAATGTAATTAGCATATGGAAAGGATTGATAGTCCAAAAGTATATACAAAATCAGCATAATATTGGAAATAGAGTAGAAGATATGATTACATATTTAGAAACATTTTTAGGAGAATCAGTCAAAGTTTTATGGGAACAATGGGTAGAAGCTTTCCCTAACCATTATGCTCAATTAAAAATGGCTGGTAGTAATCCATATAATTTTGCAAATATTATATCAAGCATTGTAATAGGTGAAGATCCTGAATTAGGATTTACTGTATTACaaaatgaaagattaaaagaaatagaaaaactgTCACTGACAAGCTGGAAAGGAATAAAAGAATTTTCTCAACACTATTTGTATAATGCTACTACTGCTAAGCAAGGTTATAACCAAGGTATAGTagaaaaatattttaataaattACCAGAGCCTTTAGGTTCTATGATATTAGAAGAATATAAAAAGGAAACTATTGGTAAAGAATATAATATCTCTCAGGCTATAACATTCGTTTTCAAACAGTTAAGAAAAATATGCACGAATATACAAGCCCAAAGATCAATGAAGCAATCAGACTATAATTTTTGCAATAAAATAGTCCAAATACCATTGACATATGGAGAAGAGAGATCTAGAAATAAGAAATATTCTAAGAATTATAAGAAAGGAAATGTAAAGACAAAGAGACGTTATTTCCTTAGAAGATCAGACAATAGAGCTCCATTCCTCCATAAGAGAAATGTGAGAAGATATAATCCTAGAAAAAATTATGATAGTTCATGTAGATGCTTTATCTGCAACTCGCCAGATCACTTAAGCAAAACATGTCCTAACAAAGACAAGAAAAGGTATTCCAAcaagcaagaagaacaagaaaaggtTCAAATAATAGATAGTGTAAATGAAAATATCTTAGTCTGTGATGATGATATAATGGATGATGAATCAATATATTCAATTATAGAGATAGATGAAATAGAATAtgatgaagaaaaagaatcaagtgatgaagagTTAGATTTAATTGATGAGTTAGCAGGATTAAAGATAGAAATGATGGATCAAATAAATTGCGAGCACAAGTGGGATCATAAAAAAGGTGATCCTAATATAAAATGTGTATTTTGCGTATATTATGAAGATCCAGTAGAAAGAGCAACATGTAGGCTATGTTTAAGACAAGCATGCATGTCATGTTTAAAACAACAAAGTGATATGAAAAAGAGCTTAGAAGCTAAAATAATATATGAAGAAGATAAAGTGCAAGAAGTAATTCTAGAGGATAAAAGAAACAAATATTTAAACAATATCCCCCAAGAGTTTCTCATACCTAGATTAAGTTTTAAGACTGAACAAACTTTATCATACTTTACTCTTGATATTAAAGATCTAATTTGGAAGAAATATGCTGAAAGGCATTACAAAACCATTCATGATATACAAAAATACTTTATGAAATTATACCAAG AAGTATACAAAGAAATATTGGAGATGATATATTCTTGCTGA
- the LOC136487966 gene encoding uncharacterized protein codes for MVMFSKHKEKVIEIFIAYCDPSEPYKPITEWQFEGEAQHKDDIEQELDTYLMNPLPNNEHVGVDEEGMYLKEDRVVAVPSDKGKEKTSVPLTEDEAQSGSEQEGTENEMTEDEMQKDPNHGPHVEYDKEDPPMTVGSMYPNMAEFKLALSQHAIKNEFEYNTERSGPKRLRVYCSRKEADNCPWRIHASTMADQITIMVKKNPSAHCCSSSRRKKRVRNATKHWICEKVKDWLIQDATLGASALQEKLKEHHKVTIHYKRVFDGNNLALKHLYGDWDSSFDNLYRFKAQVESCYPGSLVIIDHHTIAEEIIFRRFFFALKPCIEGFLSGCRPYLAIDSTFLTGKFKGQLASASAVDGHNWLYPVALGVFDSETNDNWIWFMTQLREAIGAPRGLAICTDAGQAVMAGVAEVFPQAEHRECMFHLVSNFKKKFHGKRASIIGSSLTNP; via the exons ATGGTAATGTTCAGTAAACATAAGGAAAAGGTCATCGAGATATTCATTGCTTATTGTGATCCATCTGAACCTTACAAGCCTATCACTGAATGGCAATTTGAAGGAGAAGCACAACATAAGGACGACATAGAACAAGAGTTGGATACCTATCTCATGAATCCATTACCAAACAATGAGCATGTTGGTGTGGATGAGGAGGGTATGTACTTAAAGGAAGACCGTGTGGTAGCTGTCCCTTCTGATAAAGGGAAGGAGAAGACCTCTGTtccattaactgaagatgaggcaCAATCTGGTAGTGAACAGGAGGGGACAGAGAATGAGATGACAGAAGATGAGATGCAAAAAGATCCAAATCATGGCCCGCATGTGGAATATGACAAAGAAGACCCTCCGATGACAGTAGGCAGTATGTATCCCAATATGGCAGAGTTTAAGTTGGCTCTTTCGCAGCATGCAATCAAAAATGAGTTTGAGTATAATACAGAGAGAAGTGGACCAAAACGGCTGAGGGTTTATTGTTCAAGGAAAGAAGCCGATAATTGTCCATGGAGGATACATGCTTCTACAATGGCTGATCAAATAACAATAATG GTGAAAAAGAACCCTAGTGCTCATTGCTGCTCTAGTAGTAGAAGAAAGAAGAGAGTGAGGAATGCCACTAAGCACTGGATTTGTGAAAAGGTCAAGGACTGGCTCATACAGGATGCAACTCTGGGAGCAAGTGCATTGCAAGAAAAGCTCAAAGAACACCACAAGGTTACCATCCACTACAAGAGAGTATTTGATGGTAATAACCTTGCATTGAAGCATCTATATGGTGATTGGGACTCCAGTTTCGATAATCTGTACAGATTTAAGGCACAAGTTGAGAGCTGTTACCCTGGTAGTTTAGTAATTATTGATCATCACACTATTGCAGAAGAAATCATATTTAGAAGATTTTTTTTCGCCTTGAAACCTTGCATAGAAGGGTTCCTTAGTGGTTGCAGGCCATATTTGGCAATAGATAGCACATTTCTGACAGGCAAATTCAAAGGTCAATTAGCTAGTGCATCTGCTGTAGATGGACATAATTGGTTGTATCCAGTTGCTTTAGGAGTCTTTGATTCTGAAACAAATGATAATTGGATATGGTTCATGACTCAGCTTAGAGAGGCGATTGGGGCACCGAGGGGTTTAGCCATATGCACTGATGCTGGACAGGCTGTGATGGCAGGGGTAGCAGAAGTGTTTCCACAAGCTGAACATAGAGAATGCATGTTTCACTTGGTGTCAAACTTCAAGAAGAAATTCCATGGGAAG AGAGCTTCAATAATTGGATCAAGTCTCACAAATCCATGA